One genomic segment of Aliarcobacter cibarius includes these proteins:
- the aceE gene encoding pyruvate dehydrogenase (acetyl-transferring), homodimeric type, producing MPKLHLEDINPLETKEWMEALEAVIEEEGVERAHFLLEKLIDKSRRSGAHLPYSATTAYINTIPTSEEPKMPADMDLERKIRSIIRWNAQIMVQRASNKQLELGGHIASFQSSATLYDVAFNHFFRAPNEKDGGDLIFFQGHISPGIYARSFLEGRFTQEQMDNFRQEAFNDGLSSYPHPKLMPSYWQFPTVSMGLGPLQAIYQARFLKYLTNRGIKDCSEQKVYCFMGDGECDEPESLGAIGMAAREGLDNLIFVINCNLQRLDGPVRGNGKIIQELEGEFRGAGWEVLKVIWGGLWDALLEKDTSGKLLELMEQTVDGEYQNFKQKGGAYTRENFFNKFPETAKLVENLSDNDIWKLNRGGHDPVKVYAAFKRAVETKGRPTVILAKTVKGYGMGSAAEGMNIAHQVKKVDVNHLKAFRDRFDLPISDEAVESYSYYRPSEDSPEIKYLKERRASLGGFVPQRLEKFTNKLEIPALGDFESILAGSGDREISTTMAFVRVLNVLLKDKNIGKSIVPIVPDEARTFGMEGMFRQFGIYSSAGQKYIPQDKDQVAFYKEDIKGQVLQEGINELGAMSSWIAAATSYSVNNCPMIPFYIFYSMFGFQRTGDLCWAAGDQKARGFLVGGTSGRTTLNGEGLQHEDGHSHILANTVPNCITYDPTYGYEVAVIVKDGIDRMYGEKQEDIFYYITTLNENYVQPAMPEGAEEGIIKGIYKVKTFEARNDFQVKLLGSGSIFQEAIKAAEILSSEYDIKVDIYSVTSYNELTREAQDVERANLLNIDKEPLVPYVEKVLGSNNDNIIISATDYIKAYSEQLRPYIKGSFKALGTDGFGRSDSRANLRKFFEVDTNFIVYTTLAELARNGKLDKKVALEAMKKYEIDATRINPRNA from the coding sequence TATTAGATGGAATGCTCAAATTATGGTTCAAAGAGCTTCAAATAAACAACTTGAACTTGGTGGTCATATAGCATCTTTTCAATCATCTGCTACACTTTATGATGTTGCTTTTAATCACTTTTTTAGAGCACCAAATGAAAAAGATGGTGGAGATTTAATATTTTTTCAAGGACACATTTCTCCAGGTATTTATGCTAGAAGTTTCTTAGAAGGAAGATTTACTCAAGAACAAATGGATAATTTTAGACAAGAAGCATTTAATGATGGATTATCATCTTATCCACATCCAAAACTAATGCCTTCATATTGGCAATTCCCTACAGTATCTATGGGACTTGGACCATTACAAGCTATTTATCAAGCAAGATTTTTAAAATACCTTACAAATAGAGGAATTAAAGATTGTAGTGAACAAAAAGTATATTGTTTCATGGGAGATGGAGAGTGTGATGAACCTGAATCTTTAGGTGCAATTGGTATGGCTGCTAGAGAAGGTTTAGATAATCTTATTTTTGTTATTAACTGTAACTTACAAAGACTTGATGGTCCAGTTAGAGGAAATGGAAAAATTATTCAAGAACTTGAAGGTGAATTTAGAGGAGCTGGTTGGGAAGTTCTTAAAGTAATTTGGGGAGGTCTATGGGATGCACTTTTAGAAAAAGATACATCTGGTAAACTTCTTGAATTAATGGAACAAACAGTTGATGGAGAATATCAAAACTTTAAACAAAAAGGTGGAGCATATACTAGAGAGAATTTCTTTAATAAATTCCCAGAAACTGCAAAACTAGTTGAAAATTTAAGTGACAATGATATTTGGAAATTAAATAGAGGTGGACATGACCCTGTTAAAGTTTATGCTGCATTCAAAAGAGCAGTTGAAACAAAAGGAAGACCAACAGTAATCTTAGCAAAAACTGTAAAAGGTTATGGAATGGGAAGTGCTGCTGAAGGTATGAACATTGCTCACCAAGTTAAAAAAGTAGATGTAAACCACCTAAAAGCGTTTAGAGATAGATTTGATTTACCTATAAGTGATGAAGCAGTTGAATCTTATTCATATTATAGACCATCTGAAGATTCTCCTGAAATTAAATATCTAAAAGAAAGAAGAGCTTCTCTTGGTGGATTTGTACCTCAAAGATTAGAGAAATTTACAAATAAACTAGAAATTCCTGCTTTAGGTGATTTTGAAAGTATTTTAGCTGGAAGTGGAGATAGAGAAATATCTACAACTATGGCATTTGTAAGAGTTTTAAATGTTTTATTAAAAGATAAAAATATTGGAAAAAGCATTGTTCCAATCGTTCCTGATGAAGCTAGAACTTTTGGTATGGAAGGTATGTTTAGACAATTTGGTATTTATTCAAGTGCTGGACAAAAATATATTCCACAAGATAAAGATCAAGTAGCATTCTATAAAGAAGATATTAAAGGACAAGTTTTACAAGAAGGAATTAATGAGTTAGGAGCTATGAGTTCATGGATTGCAGCAGCTACTTCATATTCAGTTAATAACTGTCCAATGATTCCATTCTATATTTTCTATTCTATGTTTGGATTCCAAAGAACTGGTGACTTATGTTGGGCAGCTGGTGATCAAAAAGCAAGAGGATTCCTTGTTGGTGGAACAAGTGGTAGAACTACACTAAATGGTGAAGGTTTACAACACGAAGATGGTCACTCTCACATTTTAGCAAATACTGTACCAAATTGTATTACTTATGATCCAACTTATGGTTATGAAGTTGCAGTTATTGTAAAAGATGGTATTGATAGAATGTATGGTGAGAAACAAGAAGATATCTTCTACTATATTACAACTTTAAATGAGAACTATGTACAACCTGCAATGCCTGAAGGTGCTGAAGAGGGAATTATAAAAGGTATCTATAAAGTTAAAACTTTTGAAGCAAGAAATGATTTTCAAGTTAAACTTTTAGGTTCAGGATCAATTTTCCAAGAAGCTATTAAAGCAGCAGAAATTTTATCAAGTGAATATGATATTAAAGTAGATATTTACTCTGTTACTTCTTATAATGAATTAACAAGAGAAGCTCAAGATGTTGAAAGAGCAAATCTTTTAAATATAGATAAAGAGCCTCTAGTACCATACGTTGAAAAAGTTTTAGGAAGCAATAATGACAACATTATTATTAGTGCAACTGATTATATAAAAGCTTATTCTGAACAATTAAGACCTTACATAAAAGGAAGTTTTAAAGCTTTAGGAACTGATGGTTTTGGAAGAAGTGATAGTAGAGCAAACTTAAGAAAATTCTTTGAAGTTGATACAAACTTTATTGTTTATACTACTTTAGCAGAGCTTGCAAGAAATGGTAAATTAGATAAAAAAGTGGCTCTTGAAGCTATGAAAAAATATGAGATTGATGCAACTAGAATCAATCCAAGAAATGCTTAA